From Pseudomonas sp. FP2335, the proteins below share one genomic window:
- a CDS encoding ATP-binding cassette domain-containing protein, whose amino-acid sequence MIRLQSLTLQRGPQRLLEDAELTLHAGHKAGLIGANGAGKSTLFALLLGELTPDSGDCLLPADWRIAHMRQEIDTLDRIAIDYVLDGDLRLRQVQRDLAEAEKAQDGAAQARLHSELDSADGYTADARARKMLAGLGFTNEQMDRPVADFSGGWRMRLNLAQALMCPSDLLLLDEPTNHLDLDAILWLEDFLKSYQGTLLLISHDRDFLDAVVDNIAHVELKKITLYRGGYTAFERARAERLAQQQQAFEKQQAQRAHMESYIARFKAQATKARQAQSRIKALERMEELSAAHVDSPFDFVFRESVKISSPLLDLSDARLGYGDKTILEKVKLQLTPGARIGLLGPNGAGKSTLIKNLSGELEPLAGRLTRGENTVVGYFAQHQLDSLDSKASPLLHLQRLAPTEREQTLRDFLGGFDFRGARIDEPVLNFSGGEKARLALALIAWDRPNLLLLDEPTNHLDLEMRLALTMALQEFSGAVLVVSHDRHLLKSTTDNFLLVADGKVEEFDGDLDDYARWLTDYRLRNAPVSNTPVNPDKTDKKAQRQAAAALRQQLAPHKREADKLEAELGKVHERLAKIEASLGDSAVYEAARKDELRDLLAEQAKLKVREGQLEETWMEALELLETLQAELEALS is encoded by the coding sequence ATGATCCGACTTCAAAGCCTAACATTACAGCGTGGCCCGCAACGTCTTCTCGAAGACGCCGAGCTGACCCTGCACGCCGGTCACAAAGCCGGCCTGATCGGTGCCAACGGCGCCGGCAAATCCACGTTGTTCGCCCTGTTGCTGGGTGAGCTGACCCCGGATTCCGGGGACTGCTTGCTGCCGGCCGACTGGCGCATCGCCCATATGCGCCAGGAGATCGACACCCTGGACCGCATCGCGATCGACTACGTGCTCGATGGCGACTTGCGCCTTCGCCAGGTGCAGCGCGACCTGGCCGAGGCCGAGAAAGCCCAGGACGGTGCCGCCCAGGCGCGTCTGCATTCGGAGCTCGACAGTGCCGACGGCTACACCGCCGACGCCCGTGCGCGCAAGATGCTGGCGGGCCTGGGGTTCACCAACGAACAGATGGATCGCCCGGTCGCCGACTTCTCCGGTGGCTGGCGCATGCGCCTGAACCTGGCCCAGGCGCTGATGTGCCCGTCCGACCTGTTACTGCTCGACGAACCGACCAACCACTTGGACCTCGATGCGATCCTGTGGCTGGAAGATTTCCTCAAGAGCTACCAGGGCACCTTGCTGCTGATTTCCCACGACCGGGATTTCCTCGACGCCGTGGTCGACAACATCGCCCACGTCGAACTGAAGAAAATCACCCTCTATCGTGGTGGCTACACTGCGTTCGAACGCGCCCGCGCCGAGCGCCTGGCCCAGCAGCAACAGGCCTTCGAGAAGCAGCAGGCGCAGCGTGCGCACATGGAAAGCTACATCGCCCGGTTCAAGGCCCAGGCCACCAAAGCCCGTCAGGCCCAGAGCCGGATCAAGGCGCTGGAGCGCATGGAAGAGCTGTCGGCGGCCCACGTCGATTCGCCGTTCGACTTTGTCTTCCGCGAGTCGGTAAAAATTTCCAGCCCGCTGCTGGACCTCTCGGATGCACGCCTGGGTTATGGCGACAAAACCATCCTGGAGAAGGTCAAGCTGCAGCTCACGCCGGGCGCGCGCATCGGTTTGCTCGGTCCCAACGGCGCGGGCAAGTCGACGCTGATCAAGAACCTGTCGGGCGAGCTTGAGCCGCTGGCCGGGCGCCTGACCCGTGGCGAGAACACGGTGGTGGGCTACTTCGCCCAGCATCAGTTGGACTCCCTCGACTCCAAGGCCAGCCCGCTGCTGCACCTGCAACGCCTGGCGCCGACCGAGCGCGAGCAGACCTTGCGTGACTTCCTCGGTGGTTTCGACTTCCGTGGCGCTCGCATCGACGAGCCGGTGCTGAATTTCTCCGGCGGCGAAAAGGCCCGCCTGGCCCTGGCGCTGATCGCCTGGGACCGGCCGAACCTGCTGCTGCTCGACGAACCGACCAACCACCTGGACCTGGAAATGCGCCTGGCGCTGACCATGGCCTTGCAGGAGTTCAGCGGTGCGGTACTGGTGGTGTCTCACGATCGCCACTTGCTCAAGAGCACCACCGACAACTTCCTGCTGGTGGCCGACGGCAAAGTCGAAGAGTTCGACGGCGACCTCGACGACTACGCACGCTGGCTGACCGACTACCGCCTGCGCAACGCGCCGGTCAGCAACACCCCGGTCAACCCGGACAAGACCGACAAGAAAGCCCAGCGCCAGGCCGCTGCCGCATTGCGTCAACAGTTGGCGCCGCACAAGCGCGAGGCCGACAAACTGGAAGCCGAGCTGGGCAAGGTGCACGAGCGCCTGGCCAAGATCGAAGCCAGCCTGGGCGACAGCGCCGTGTACGAAGCCGCGCGCAAGGACGAATTGCGCGACCTGCTGGCCGAACAGGCCAAGCTCAAGGTGCGTGAAGGGCAATTGGAGGAAACCTGGATGGAGGCCCTCGAGTTGCTTGAAACCCTGCAAGCGGAGCTGGAGGCGCTGTCCTGA
- a CDS encoding TIGR02444 family protein, whose protein sequence is MCADLWSFALSTYARPGVESTCLRLQEHGADVCLLLCAAWLEQRGVALEPGRVHALQQLARPWRAQVIEPLRQLRTQWRALAQQDESLAQLRERVKSLELDAERQLLARLETLALEWPTGVKGHQPWLEGLAAEDAANLDHDALQQLRVMVTGT, encoded by the coding sequence ATGTGCGCTGACCTGTGGAGCTTTGCCCTCTCGACTTACGCCCGTCCGGGCGTCGAAAGCACGTGCCTGCGCTTGCAGGAACACGGGGCGGATGTGTGCCTGCTGCTCTGCGCTGCATGGTTGGAGCAACGCGGTGTTGCACTTGAGCCTGGGCGCGTTCATGCACTGCAACAGCTCGCCCGCCCGTGGCGCGCACAGGTGATTGAACCCTTGCGACAGCTGCGCACGCAATGGCGCGCCTTGGCGCAGCAGGACGAATCACTGGCGCAGTTGCGAGAGCGGGTCAAAAGTCTGGAGCTGGATGCCGAACGGCAATTGCTGGCACGCCTGGAAACGCTGGCGCTGGAATGGCCAACCGGTGTGAAAGGTCACCAGCCGTGGCTGGAAGGATTGGCGGCCGAGGATGCCGCCAACCTTGACCATGACGCGCTGCAACAGCTGCGCGTCATGGTCACCGGCACTTAG
- a CDS encoding AlgP family protein codes for MSAKQKPVNTPLHLLQQLSGSLLEHLESACSQALADAEKLLAKLEKQRGKAQEKLHKSRTKLQDAATAGKAKAQAKAKDAVKELEDLLDALKDRQAETRGYISQLKKDAQESLKLAQGVGRVKDAVAKVLGARTPAKAAAPKAPAKAAVAKPAVKTAAAKPAAKPAAKTAAAKPAAKPVAKAAAAKPAAKPVAKAAAAKPAAKPAAKTAAAKPAAKPAAKTAAAKPAAKPAAKTAAAKPAAKPVAKAAAAKPAAKPAAKTAAAKPAAKPAAKTAAAKPVAKPVAKAAAAKPAAKPAVKTAAAKPAAKPAAKPAAAKPAAKPAAKPAAAKPVAAKAAPAKPATPAATPAASTTPAAAPAAAPVAPSTTPTSAS; via the coding sequence ATGTCGGCCAAACAGAAGCCTGTAAATACCCCGTTGCATTTACTCCAACAACTTTCGGGCAGCCTGCTCGAACATCTGGAAAGCGCTTGTTCCCAAGCCTTGGCCGATGCAGAAAAGCTGCTCGCCAAGCTGGAAAAACAACGCGGTAAAGCGCAAGAGAAGCTGCACAAATCCCGCACCAAACTGCAAGACGCCGCCACTGCCGGCAAGGCCAAGGCACAAGCCAAAGCCAAAGACGCAGTCAAAGAACTTGAGGACCTGCTGGATGCCCTCAAGGATCGCCAAGCCGAAACCCGCGGCTACATCTCCCAACTCAAAAAAGACGCTCAAGAAAGCCTGAAACTGGCCCAGGGCGTTGGTCGTGTGAAGGACGCCGTAGCCAAAGTGCTGGGCGCTCGCACCCCGGCAAAAGCCGCTGCGCCAAAAGCCCCAGCCAAAGCTGCTGTCGCCAAGCCAGCTGTTAAAACTGCTGCTGCAAAACCAGCCGCCAAGCCAGCTGCCAAAACCGCTGCTGCAAAACCAGCCGCCAAGCCAGTTGCTAAAGCCGCTGCTGCAAAACCAGCCGCCAAGCCAGTTGCTAAAGCCGCTGCTGCAAAACCAGCCGCCAAGCCAGCTGCCAAAACCGCTGCTGCAAAACCAGCCGCCAAGCCAGCTGCCAAAACCGCTGCTGCAAAACCAGCCGCCAAGCCAGCTGCCAAAACTGCTGCTGCGAAACCAGCCGCCAAGCCAGTTGCTAAAGCCGCTGCTGCAAAACCAGCCGCCAAGCCAGCTGCCAAAACTGCTGCTGCAAAACCAGCCGCCAAGCCAGCTGCCAAAACTGCTGCTGCGAAACCAGTCGCCAAGCCAGTTGCCAAAGCCGCTGCTGCAAAACCAGCCGCCAAGCCAGCTGTTAAAACTGCTGCTGCGAAACCAGCCGCCAAGCCAGCGGCCAAACCTGCTGCCGCGAAACCAGCCGCCAAGCCAGCCGCAAAACCTGCTGCTGCAAAGCCGGTCGCTGCTAAAGCCGCACCGGCCAAGCCTGCAACACCAGCGGCTACCCCGGCAGCGTCCACCACGCCAGCTGCTGCTCCAGCTGCTGCGCCGGTAGCACCAAGCACCACTCCAACCAGCGCTTCCTAA
- a CDS encoding FKBP-type peptidyl-prolyl cis-trans isomerase gives MSRYLFLVLGLAISVANGSEQSSSKTTDQNRHDLAYSLGASLGERLRQEVPDLQIQALLDGLKQAYQGKPLALDNARIEQLLAQHEAQSAADAQAPQSEKALAAEQQFLSKEKAVAGVRELADAILLTELAPGSGPKPLATDEVQVKYVGRLPDGTVFDQSTQPQWFRLDSVISGWTSALQQMPTGAKWRLVIPSAQAYGADGAGELIPPYTPLVFEIELLGIRH, from the coding sequence ATGTCGCGTTACCTTTTTCTTGTATTGGGCCTGGCGATTTCAGTGGCCAATGGGAGCGAGCAATCGTCGTCCAAAACCACTGACCAGAACCGGCACGACCTCGCTTACAGCCTGGGCGCCAGCCTCGGCGAACGCTTGCGCCAGGAAGTCCCCGACTTGCAGATCCAGGCCTTGCTCGACGGCCTCAAGCAAGCCTATCAAGGCAAGCCGCTGGCACTCGATAATGCGCGCATCGAACAGCTGCTGGCCCAGCACGAAGCACAGAGCGCAGCCGACGCACAGGCACCTCAAAGCGAAAAAGCACTCGCCGCAGAACAGCAGTTCTTGAGCAAGGAAAAAGCCGTTGCCGGCGTGCGCGAACTGGCCGACGCAATCCTGCTGACGGAGCTGGCACCAGGCAGTGGTCCGAAGCCATTGGCGACGGATGAAGTGCAGGTCAAATACGTGGGACGACTGCCCGATGGGACGGTATTCGATCAGAGCACGCAGCCCCAATGGTTCCGCCTGGACAGTGTGATCAGCGGCTGGACCAGCGCGCTGCAACAGATGCCGACGGGCGCAAAATGGCGCCTGGTCATCCCCTCTGCCCAGGCCTACGGCGCCGACGGTGCAGGCGAGTTGATCCCGCCCTACACGCCCTTGGTCTTTGAGATCGAATTACTCGGCATCCGCCACTGA
- the rsd gene encoding sigma D regulator, with the protein MLESCQNAQERWGGVHKLIDSWLKARHELVRAFDALGAKPEELAENRKPLLGFCGVLMDYVSEGHFGVYDQLTKEAKAFGDDRGLKLADTIYPRLDAITEKLVAFNDLCDAGQCVAEKFKELGGLLHERFELEDCLIEVLHNAHKEEPATQA; encoded by the coding sequence ATGCTGGAAAGTTGTCAGAATGCTCAGGAACGCTGGGGTGGGGTGCACAAGCTGATCGACAGCTGGTTGAAGGCACGTCACGAACTGGTTCGGGCCTTTGATGCGCTTGGCGCCAAGCCCGAGGAACTGGCTGAGAATCGCAAACCGTTGTTGGGTTTTTGCGGTGTACTGATGGACTACGTGTCTGAGGGACACTTCGGTGTCTACGATCAATTGACCAAGGAAGCAAAAGCCTTTGGTGATGATCGCGGCCTCAAGCTGGCGGATACTATTTACCCGCGCCTTGATGCAATCACTGAGAAGCTTGTCGCCTTCAATGACCTGTGTGATGCCGGTCAATGCGTGGCCGAGAAATTCAAAGAGTTGGGCGGCCTGCTTCACGAACGATTCGAGCTGGAAGACTGCCTGATCGAAGTGCTGCACAACGCTCACAAGGAAGAGCCCGCCACCCAGGCTTGA